One genomic segment of Lysobacter sp. 5GHs7-4 includes these proteins:
- the xerD gene encoding site-specific tyrosine recombinase XerD, giving the protein MTSSKSRKTTPAERRSLAMSLPPLPDADEAAIQAFLDAIWAESGLAQQTLDSYRRDLAGLARWLDGRKGGLTGADRATLFDYLAWRTQEGYSPRSNARLLSALRAFYALRLRRGERSDDPTALLEPPRLPRSLPKALAESQIEALLHAPEIETPLGLRDRAMLELMYAAGLRVSELVNLTATAVNLRQGVLRVSGKGGKERLVPLGEEAQHWLERYLAQARPVLAGKRALAPLFLAQSGEAPTRQQFWLLVKRYAAVAGIDPARISPHGLRHSFATHLLNHGADLRALQMLLGHSSLSTTQIYTLVAREQLKQLHAKHHPRG; this is encoded by the coding sequence ATGACGTCGTCGAAATCCCGTAAAACCACGCCGGCCGAGCGCCGTAGCCTGGCCATGTCGCTGCCGCCGCTGCCCGATGCGGACGAGGCCGCGATTCAAGCGTTTCTCGACGCGATCTGGGCCGAAAGCGGCCTGGCGCAGCAGACCCTGGACAGCTATCGCCGCGATCTGGCCGGGCTGGCGCGCTGGCTGGACGGGCGCAAGGGAGGTTTGACCGGCGCCGACCGCGCGACGCTGTTCGACTACCTGGCCTGGCGTACCCAGGAGGGCTATTCGCCGCGCAGCAACGCGCGCCTGCTGTCGGCCCTGCGTGCGTTCTATGCGCTGCGCCTGCGGCGCGGCGAGCGCAGCGACGATCCCACCGCCTTGCTCGAACCGCCGCGCTTGCCGCGCTCGCTGCCCAAGGCCCTGGCCGAGAGCCAGATCGAGGCGCTGCTGCATGCGCCTGAGATCGAGACGCCGTTGGGTCTGCGCGACCGCGCCATGCTGGAGCTGATGTACGCCGCCGGCCTGCGCGTGAGCGAGTTGGTCAACCTGACCGCCACCGCGGTCAACCTGCGTCAGGGCGTGCTGCGCGTGAGCGGCAAAGGCGGCAAGGAGCGGCTGGTGCCGCTGGGCGAAGAGGCGCAGCACTGGCTGGAGCGTTACCTGGCCCAGGCTCGGCCGGTGTTGGCCGGCAAACGCGCGCTGGCGCCGCTGTTCCTGGCACAAAGCGGCGAAGCGCCGACCCGCCAGCAGTTCTGGCTGCTGGTGAAGCGCTACGCCGCCGTCGCCGGCATCGACCCGGCCCGGATCAGCCCGCACGGCCTGCGCCACAGCTTCGCCACGCATCTGCTCAATCATGGCGCCGACCTGCGCGCGCTGCAGATGCTGCTGGGCCACAGCTCGCTGTCGACCACCCAGATCTACACCCTGGTCGCGCGCGAGCAGCTCAAGCAACTGCACGCCAAGCACCATCCGCGTGGGTGA
- a CDS encoding RDD family protein encodes MNTERATANTPARPATLLPWRLFALFYDFWPVLALWMLASAAFSLGYTVSGHDVHENIAPFSALQWALWLVCWLLTGVYATLSWRRGGQTLGMRPWRLRLIGTDGGAPAWKPLLIRYLVGTASLLLAGLGFWWAWLDRDRLTWHDRASGTRLVREPKRT; translated from the coding sequence ATGAACACCGAACGCGCCACCGCGAACACGCCCGCCCGCCCCGCCACCCTGCTGCCGTGGCGCTTGTTCGCGCTGTTCTACGATTTCTGGCCGGTGCTGGCGCTGTGGATGCTGGCCTCGGCGGCGTTCTCGCTCGGCTACACGGTGTCCGGCCACGACGTACACGAGAACATCGCACCGTTCAGCGCCTTGCAGTGGGCGCTATGGCTGGTGTGCTGGCTGCTCACCGGCGTCTACGCCACCCTGAGCTGGCGCCGCGGCGGCCAGACCCTGGGCATGCGCCCCTGGCGCCTGCGCCTGATCGGCACCGACGGCGGCGCACCCGCCTGGAAACCGCTGCTGATCCGCTACCTCGTCGGCACCGCCTCGCTACTGCTCGCCGGCCTGGGCTTCTGGTGGGCCTGGCTGGACCGCGACCGCCTAACCTGGCACGACCGCGCCAGCGGAACGCGCTTGGTGCGCGAGCCGAAACGCACCTGA
- the lptG gene encoding LPS export ABC transporter permease LptG: MKPFPKIHDLYVGRVVLGTVLLTWTVMIGLDVMLGFVSSELSDVGKGNYGLTQALTYMVYTIPRRAYTLFPTSAVIGALMALGQLAATSELTALRAVGLSRRRLSLAVAGSLATLTLLMVVNGETLSPWAQRSAEALKASAKSKNMIVAQYSGLWAREGDFILNAGGGQDRSNGTDTWLELRDVFFYEFAEDGRLKSAAIAHIAEHRPGGWVLRDVTRTRFDAKSVTQTHVAQERWESKLDGAALMAGSERPRYLSSTALSAAIDYRERNGLDASEFKEHYWGRWFYPINVLALCLAAIPFAFGALRSGGMGKRLFIGIVFALGFWLLQTQFVKLASVYKFDFRLAYLMPTVIMVGVSAFLFKKRSG, translated from the coding sequence ATGAAGCCGTTTCCGAAGATCCACGACCTCTACGTCGGCCGCGTCGTGCTGGGCACGGTGCTGCTGACCTGGACGGTGATGATCGGCCTGGACGTGATGCTGGGCTTCGTCAGCAGCGAGCTCAGCGACGTCGGCAAGGGCAACTACGGCCTCACCCAGGCGCTGACCTACATGGTCTACACCATTCCGCGCCGCGCCTACACGCTGTTCCCGACGTCGGCGGTGATCGGCGCCCTGATGGCGCTGGGCCAGCTGGCGGCGACCTCCGAGCTGACCGCGTTGCGCGCGGTCGGTCTGTCGCGCCGTCGCCTCAGCTTGGCGGTGGCCGGTTCGCTGGCGACCCTGACCCTGCTGATGGTGGTCAACGGCGAGACCCTGTCGCCGTGGGCGCAGCGCAGCGCCGAGGCGCTCAAGGCCTCGGCCAAGTCCAAGAACATGATCGTGGCGCAGTACTCGGGGCTGTGGGCGCGCGAGGGCGATTTCATCCTCAACGCCGGCGGCGGTCAGGACCGCAGCAACGGCACGGACACCTGGCTGGAACTGCGCGACGTGTTCTTCTACGAATTCGCCGAGGACGGCCGCCTGAAGTCGGCGGCGATCGCGCACATCGCCGAGCACCGCCCCGGCGGTTGGGTGCTGCGCGACGTCACCCGCACCCGTTTCGACGCCAAGTCGGTGACGCAGACGCATGTGGCGCAGGAGCGCTGGGAGTCCAAGCTGGACGGCGCGGCGTTGATGGCCGGTTCGGAGCGTCCGCGTTATCTGAGTTCGACGGCGCTGTCGGCGGCGATCGATTACCGCGAGCGCAACGGTCTGGATGCGAGCGAGTTCAAGGAGCATTACTGGGGCCGCTGGTTCTATCCGATCAACGTGCTCGCGCTGTGCCTGGCGGCGATTCCGTTCGCGTTCGGTGCGTTGCGCAGCGGCGGCATGGGCAAGCGTTTGTTCATCGGCATCGTGTTCGCGCTGGGTTTCTGGCTGCTGCAGACGCAGTTCGTGAAGTTGGCCAGTGTGTACAAGTTCGATTTCCGCCTGGCTTATCTGATGCCGACGGTGATCATGGTCGGGGTGTCGGCGTTCTTGTTTAAGAAGCGCTCGGGGTAG
- the lptF gene encoding LPS export ABC transporter permease LptF: protein MPKLDRYLLSEFTQATFATLVVLLIVAVGGAFTDVLGDIARGRVPAGMMLAQLGLVLLKWLPLILPLALMLGLMLGVGRLYRDSEMPVIASIGVGPRRLLKPLLMLVLPIVLVVGACSLWLGPWAERLSKQMISEANRNLIVAGLEPGSFTELPGGKGGVIYVGAMSNDGSRFQRVFVYRQGEDRREITTSNDGVLKVDEQGNRYLTLNKGFQVEGPRDNGLDFRMMHYASNELLLPAGETKYDPNNPELMSTPALLGDPRREAGAQLHYRLAPVLLTFAFALMAVPLARSMPRQARYGRILMGFLAYLIGVNLMIAGTGWLETGKISLSLGLWWLVLPMLALALWLYFGDGRLGRAKALA, encoded by the coding sequence ATGCCCAAGCTTGACCGCTATTTGCTGAGCGAATTCACCCAGGCCACCTTCGCGACCCTGGTGGTCCTGCTGATCGTCGCCGTGGGCGGGGCGTTCACCGACGTGCTGGGCGATATCGCCCGCGGCCGGGTGCCGGCCGGGATGATGCTGGCCCAGCTGGGACTGGTGCTGCTGAAGTGGCTGCCGCTGATCCTGCCGCTGGCGCTGATGCTGGGCCTGATGCTGGGCGTGGGCCGGCTGTACCGCGATTCGGAGATGCCGGTGATCGCCTCGATCGGCGTCGGCCCGCGCCGCCTGCTCAAGCCCCTGCTGATGCTGGTGCTGCCGATCGTGCTGGTGGTGGGCGCCTGCTCGCTGTGGCTGGGGCCCTGGGCCGAGCGCCTGTCCAAGCAGATGATCAGCGAGGCCAACCGCAACCTGATCGTGGCCGGCCTGGAGCCGGGCAGCTTCACCGAGCTGCCGGGCGGCAAGGGCGGGGTGATCTACGTCGGCGCGATGTCCAACGACGGCAGCCGCTTCCAGCGCGTGTTCGTCTACCGCCAGGGCGAGGACCGGCGCGAGATCACCACCTCCAACGACGGCGTACTCAAGGTCGACGAGCAGGGCAACCGCTATCTGACCCTCAACAAGGGCTTCCAGGTCGAGGGCCCGCGCGACAACGGCCTGGATTTCCGCATGATGCATTACGCCAGCAACGAGCTGCTGCTGCCCGCCGGCGAGACCAAGTACGACCCCAACAATCCCGAGCTGATGTCGACGCCGGCCCTGCTGGGCGACCCGCGCCGCGAGGCCGGCGCGCAGCTGCACTACCGCCTGGCGCCGGTGCTGCTGACCTTCGCCTTCGCCCTGATGGCGGTGCCCTTGGCGCGCAGCATGCCGCGCCAGGCACGTTACGGGCGCATTTTGATGGGCTTCCTGGCGTATCTGATCGGTGTGAATCTGATGATCGCAGGCACAGGCTGGCTGGAAACCGGCAAGATTTCGCTGAGCCTGGGGCTGTGGTGGCTGGTGCTGCCGATGCTGGCGCTGGCCTTGTGGCTGTATTTCGGTGACGGCCGTCTGGGCCGCGCGAAGGCGCTGGCATGA
- a CDS encoding leucyl aminopeptidase, with amino-acid sequence MTLEFDLNRDAPAAAKTDCIVVGAYADKTLTAAAQALDSASGGRLSALLERGDVSGKTGKTTLLHDLAGVAAPRVLVVGLGEAGKFGVPQYLKAAGDAARALKAGPVEHAVFTLSDEPVAGRDAAWAIRQAAIAADHACYRYTATLGKKKDEPGLRKLSINGTDATALAQGQAIAAGVAFARELGNLPPNVCNPAYLAEQAQTFAARFPTTSCEVLERAQMQELGMGSLLAVARGSANPPKLIVLRYNNGGDAKPYVMVGKGITFDTGGINLKVQGGIEEMKFDMCGAATVMGTFVSAVGMQLPINLVVVVPAVENMPDADAYRPSDVLTSMSGKTIEVGNTDAEGRLILCDALTYAQRFEPQALLDVATLTGACVVALGKYASGLMSKDDDLAAELLSAGEQVFDRAWRLPLWDEYQTQLESTFADVYNIGGRWAGAITAGCFLARFTEGQRWAHLDIAGVANDEGKRGLATGRPVGMLSQWLLERAG; translated from the coding sequence ATGACCCTCGAATTCGACCTGAACCGCGATGCGCCCGCCGCCGCCAAGACCGATTGCATCGTGGTCGGCGCCTATGCCGACAAGACCCTGACCGCGGCCGCGCAGGCCCTGGACAGCGCCAGCGGCGGCCGCCTGAGCGCCCTGCTGGAGCGCGGCGACGTCAGCGGCAAGACCGGCAAGACCACCCTGCTGCACGACCTGGCCGGCGTCGCCGCGCCGCGCGTGCTGGTGGTGGGCCTGGGCGAAGCCGGCAAGTTCGGCGTGCCGCAGTACCTCAAGGCCGCCGGCGACGCCGCGCGCGCGCTCAAGGCCGGCCCGGTCGAACACGCGGTCTTCACGCTGTCCGACGAGCCGGTCGCCGGCCGCGACGCCGCCTGGGCGATCCGCCAGGCCGCGATCGCCGCCGATCACGCCTGCTACCGCTACACCGCCACGCTGGGCAAGAAGAAAGACGAGCCCGGCCTGCGCAAGCTGTCCATCAACGGCACCGACGCCACCGCGCTGGCTCAGGGCCAGGCGATCGCCGCCGGTGTCGCGTTCGCGCGCGAGCTGGGCAACCTGCCGCCCAACGTGTGCAACCCGGCCTACCTGGCCGAGCAGGCGCAGACCTTCGCCGCGCGCTTCCCCACCACCAGCTGCGAGGTGCTAGAGCGCGCGCAGATGCAGGAACTGGGCATGGGCTCGCTGCTCGCGGTCGCGCGCGGCTCGGCCAATCCGCCCAAGCTCATCGTGCTCAGGTACAACAACGGCGGCGACGCCAAGCCCTATGTGATGGTCGGCAAGGGCATCACCTTCGACACCGGCGGCATCAACCTGAAGGTGCAGGGCGGCATCGAGGAAATGAAGTTCGACATGTGCGGCGCGGCCACCGTGATGGGCACCTTCGTGTCCGCGGTGGGCATGCAGCTGCCGATCAACTTGGTGGTGGTGGTGCCGGCGGTGGAGAACATGCCCGACGCCGACGCCTACCGCCCCTCCGACGTGCTGACCAGCATGTCCGGCAAGACCATCGAGGTCGGCAACACCGACGCCGAAGGCCGCCTGATCCTGTGCGACGCGCTGACCTATGCGCAGCGCTTCGAGCCGCAGGCCCTGCTCGACGTGGCAACCCTGACCGGCGCCTGCGTGGTCGCGCTGGGCAAGTACGCCAGCGGCCTGATGAGCAAGGACGACGACCTGGCCGCCGAGCTGCTGAGCGCCGGCGAGCAGGTGTTCGACCGCGCCTGGCGCCTGCCGCTGTGGGACGAGTACCAGACCCAGCTCGAGTCGACCTTCGCCGACGTCTACAACATCGGCGGCCGCTGGGCCGGCGCGATCACTGCCGGCTGCTTCCTGGCCCGCTTCACCGAAGGCCAGCGCTGGGCGCACCTGGACATCGCCGGCGTGGCCAACGACGAAGGCAAGCGCGGCCTGGCCACCGGCCGTCCGGTCGGCATGCTGAGCCAGTGGCTGCTCGAGCGCGCGGGCTGA
- a CDS encoding DNA polymerase III subunit chi: MPRADFYLITTARFREEPLRLVGELARKAVDAGLPTLILARDAAQAEALDDLLWDMGDDVFIPHQIAGADVDEDEADVLISAPGTDAAMRALVINLRDDAVRDGFERVLEVVPADAEARGPLRERWKQYQSRGLELKKHDM, from the coding sequence ATGCCGCGCGCCGACTTCTATCTGATCACCACCGCGCGGTTCCGCGAGGAGCCGCTGCGGCTGGTGGGCGAACTGGCGCGCAAGGCCGTCGACGCCGGCCTGCCGACGCTGATCCTGGCCCGCGACGCGGCCCAGGCCGAGGCCCTGGACGATCTGCTGTGGGACATGGGCGACGACGTCTTCATCCCGCACCAGATCGCCGGCGCCGACGTCGACGAGGACGAGGCCGACGTGCTGATCAGCGCGCCCGGCACCGACGCGGCGATGCGCGCGCTGGTGATCAACCTGCGCGACGACGCGGTCCGGGACGGGTTCGAGCGCGTACTGGAAGTGGTGCCCGCCGACGCCGAGGCGCGCGGCCCATTGCGCGAGCGTTGGAAGCAGTATCAGTCGCGCGGGTTGGAGTTGAAGAAGCACGATATGTAA
- a CDS encoding valine--tRNA ligase translates to MSLASSYDPKQFEARLYAQWESSGVFQPRGDGPSYAILLPPPNVTGTLHMGHAFQHTLQDALIRYHRMRGYRTLWQMGTDHAGIATEMVVGRNLALEGKGETRDSLGRDKFIEKVWEWKQHSGDTIERQMRRLGASGDWSRSVFTMDPMASEAITEAFVRLHEKGLIYRGQRLVNWDPVLKTAISDLEVANEEENGHMWSIRYPLADGASYEYVERDDDGNETLRETRDYVVVATTRPETMLGDTAVMVHPDDERYTAIHGKFVDLPLTGRRIPVITDSYVDRAFGTGVVKVTPAHDANDYAVGQRHSLLSINIFAPNASVWTDTGPVALKHVLSSADPNFTKIDLDNRTPQQTQYMDDFALFTEQGMTAIVEKYIPAAYRGLDRFDARKMIVADLDVAELLVEVKPHRLQVPRGDRSGQVIEPYLTDQWFVKMDSLAQRGLELVESGEVKFVPSNWINTYRHWLENIQDWTISRQLWWGHRIPAWTVRSGETDFTPLLGGEIVARTEAEAVVAAHAKLLAALGSDNYDKVKDRIELVQDPDVLETWFSSAMFPFSTQGWPNEDKMGELGFDVALPTSVLVTGFDIIFFWVARMIMMTDELVGRVPFRDVYITGLVRDKDGQKMSKSKGNILDPLDIIDGITLDALVAKRTTGLMKPQDAPKIEKATRKEFPDGIPAFGADALRFTMTALAGPGRDIKFDLGRAEGYKNFCNKLWNATRFVLMNTEGASFAGAPQPRTDAERWILSRLARVAAEAEAQFAAYRFDLLAQALYEFAWNEFCDWFVELAKPALQGEDQAAADSTRHTLLYVLERLLSLLHPLVPFVTEELWQQVAPRLGIAEATIMLRPYPRAADYAADYASAEADVEWLMAMVSALRKIRSELNVAPSKNVVLLLSGGNDGDRARAVRFDSQLRFLNRLERVEALAAGAASPAAATGVVGDLTLLVPLEGLVDLGAERVRLDKEIKRVEGEIGKCENKLASETFVQNAPPAVVEQERKRLSDWRVQLEALQAQRAKLG, encoded by the coding sequence ATGTCCCTCGCCTCCAGCTACGACCCCAAGCAGTTCGAAGCCCGCCTGTACGCGCAATGGGAGAGCAGCGGCGTGTTCCAGCCGCGCGGCGACGGTCCGTCCTACGCGATCCTGCTGCCGCCGCCCAACGTGACCGGCACCCTGCACATGGGCCACGCCTTCCAGCACACCCTGCAGGACGCGCTGATCCGCTATCACCGCATGCGCGGTTATCGCACGCTGTGGCAGATGGGCACCGACCACGCCGGCATCGCGACGGAGATGGTGGTGGGCCGCAACCTCGCCCTCGAAGGCAAGGGCGAAACCCGCGACTCGCTGGGCCGCGACAAGTTCATCGAAAAGGTCTGGGAGTGGAAGCAGCACTCCGGCGACACCATCGAACGCCAGATGCGCCGCCTCGGCGCCAGCGGCGACTGGTCGCGCAGCGTGTTCACCATGGACCCGATGGCCTCGGAGGCGATCACCGAAGCCTTCGTGCGCCTGCACGAGAAGGGGTTGATCTATCGCGGCCAGCGCCTGGTCAACTGGGATCCGGTGCTGAAGACCGCGATCTCCGACCTGGAGGTGGCCAACGAGGAAGAGAACGGCCACATGTGGTCGATCCGCTACCCGCTGGCCGACGGCGCGAGCTACGAATACGTCGAACGCGACGACGACGGCAACGAAACCCTGCGCGAGACCCGCGACTACGTCGTGGTCGCCACCACCCGCCCGGAAACCATGCTGGGCGACACCGCGGTGATGGTGCACCCCGACGACGAACGCTACACCGCCATCCACGGCAAGTTCGTCGATCTGCCGCTGACCGGCCGCCGCATTCCCGTCATCACCGACAGCTACGTCGACCGCGCCTTCGGCACCGGCGTGGTCAAGGTCACGCCCGCGCACGACGCCAACGACTACGCGGTGGGTCAGCGTCATTCGCTGCTGTCGATCAACATCTTCGCGCCCAACGCGTCGGTCTGGACCGATACGGGCCCGGTCGCGCTCAAGCACGTGCTGTCGTCCGCGGATCCGAACTTCACCAAGATCGATCTGGACAACCGCACGCCGCAGCAGACCCAGTACATGGACGATTTCGCCTTGTTCACCGAACAGGGCATGACGGCGATCGTCGAGAAGTACATTCCGGCCGCGTATCGCGGCCTGGACCGCTTCGACGCGCGCAAGATGATCGTCGCGGATCTGGATGTCGCGGAGCTGCTGGTCGAGGTCAAACCGCATCGCCTGCAGGTGCCGCGCGGCGACCGCAGCGGCCAGGTGATCGAGCCGTACCTGACCGACCAGTGGTTCGTGAAGATGGACAGCCTGGCGCAGCGCGGGCTCGAACTGGTCGAATCCGGCGAGGTGAAGTTCGTTCCGTCGAACTGGATCAACACCTACCGCCACTGGCTGGAGAACATCCAGGACTGGACGATTTCGCGTCAGCTTTGGTGGGGCCACCGCATTCCGGCCTGGACCGTCCGCAGCGGCGAAACGGATTTCACGCCGCTGCTCGGCGGAGAAATCGTCGCCCGGACGGAAGCCGAGGCCGTGGTCGCCGCACACGCCAAGTTGCTGGCCGCGCTGGGCAGCGACAACTACGACAAGGTCAAGGACCGCATCGAACTGGTGCAAGACCCGGACGTACTGGAAACCTGGTTCTCCTCGGCCATGTTCCCGTTCAGCACGCAGGGCTGGCCGAACGAAGACAAGATGGGCGAGCTCGGCTTCGACGTCGCGCTGCCGACCAGCGTGCTGGTGACCGGCTTCGACATCATCTTCTTCTGGGTCGCGCGCATGATCATGATGACCGACGAGCTGGTCGGCCGCGTGCCGTTCCGCGACGTCTACATCACCGGTCTGGTCCGCGACAAGGACGGCCAGAAGATGTCCAAGTCGAAGGGCAACATCCTCGACCCGCTGGACATCATCGACGGCATCACGCTCGATGCGCTGGTCGCCAAGCGCACCACCGGCCTGATGAAGCCGCAGGACGCACCCAAGATCGAGAAGGCCACGCGCAAGGAATTCCCCGACGGCATCCCGGCCTTCGGCGCCGACGCGCTGCGCTTCACCATGACCGCGCTGGCCGGCCCCGGCCGCGACATCAAGTTCGACCTGGGCCGCGCCGAGGGCTACAAGAACTTCTGCAACAAGCTCTGGAACGCGACCCGTTTCGTGCTGATGAACACCGAGGGCGCCAGCTTCGCCGGCGCCCCGCAGCCGCGCACCGACGCCGAGCGCTGGATCCTGTCGCGTCTGGCGCGGGTCGCGGCCGAGGCCGAGGCCCAGTTCGCCGCCTACCGTTTCGATTTGCTCGCGCAGGCGCTGTACGAATTCGCCTGGAACGAGTTCTGCGACTGGTTCGTCGAACTGGCCAAGCCGGCGCTGCAGGGCGAGGACCAGGCCGCCGCCGACAGCACCCGCCACACTCTGCTGTACGTGCTGGAACGCCTGCTGTCGCTGCTGCATCCGCTGGTCCCGTTCGTGACCGAGGAGCTGTGGCAGCAGGTCGCGCCGCGCCTGGGCATCGCCGAGGCCACGATCATGCTGCGGCCCTACCCGCGCGCCGCGGATTACGCCGCGGATTACGCCAGCGCCGAAGCCGACGTGGAGTGGCTTATGGCGATGGTCAGCGCGCTGCGCAAGATCCGCAGCGAACTCAATGTGGCGCCGTCCAAGAACGTGGTGCTGCTGCTGTCCGGCGGTAACGACGGCGACCGTGCGCGGGCCGTCCGCTTCGATTCGCAGCTGCGCTTCCTCAACCGCCTGGAGCGCGTCGAGGCGCTCGCCGCGGGCGCCGCCTCGCCGGCCGCCGCGACGGGCGTGGTCGGCGACCTGACCCTGCTGGTGCCGCTGGAAGGGCTGGTCGATCTGGGCGCCGAACGCGTGCGCCTGGACAAGGAGATCAAGCGCGTCGAAGGCGAGATCGGCAAGTGCGAGAACAAGCTGGCCAGCGAGACCTTCGTGCAGAACGCGCCGCCGGCGGTGGTCGAGCAGGAGCGCAAGCGCCTGAGCGACTGGCGAGTGCAGCTGGAAGCGCTGCAGGCGCAGCGCGCGAAGCTGGGCTGA
- the rimI gene encoding ribosomal protein S18-alanine N-acetyltransferase, whose product MSAQAVDREAPAAGLRPMREDDLDAVHAIEIRAYEFPWTLGIFRDCLRADYPSWVLYRNDRILGYFLMSLAAGEAHVLNVCVAPEQQGHGYGRRLLHAMLQIARGRGAQRIFLEVRPSNPGAIALYHAEGFNEIGRRPRYYPARDGREDALVMAMELLAPEGMG is encoded by the coding sequence ATGAGCGCGCAGGCCGTCGACCGCGAAGCGCCGGCCGCCGGTCTGCGGCCGATGCGCGAGGACGACCTGGACGCGGTGCACGCGATCGAGATCCGCGCCTACGAGTTCCCCTGGACCCTGGGCATCTTCCGCGACTGCCTGCGCGCGGATTACCCGTCCTGGGTGCTGTACCGCAACGACCGCATCCTGGGCTATTTCCTGATGAGCCTGGCCGCCGGCGAAGCGCACGTGCTCAACGTCTGCGTCGCACCGGAACAGCAGGGCCACGGCTACGGCCGGCGCCTGCTGCACGCGATGCTGCAGATCGCGCGCGGCCGCGGCGCGCAGCGGATCTTCCTGGAAGTGCGTCCGTCCAATCCCGGTGCGATCGCGCTCTACCACGCCGAAGGCTTCAACGAGATCGGCCGCCGCCCGCGTTATTACCCGGCCCGCGACGGCCGCGAGGACGCGCTGGTGATGGCGATGGAGTTGCTGGCGCCGGAAGGCATGGGCTAG
- a CDS encoding alanine acetyltransferase has product MSLWSAQQREWLQALGHPALALATAGDAPPPRAAEPVPVQARAATEPRAAATAEPTRSQETPQARTPERARPAPSTNNDDALLRAVLRAAGRHPGAAPDAAVLALYDAAALRGYPAAKRALWPLLRSLRRGARA; this is encoded by the coding sequence ATGAGTTTGTGGAGCGCGCAGCAGCGCGAATGGCTGCAGGCATTGGGCCATCCGGCGCTGGCGCTGGCCACGGCCGGCGATGCGCCGCCGCCGCGCGCGGCCGAGCCTGTGCCCGTGCAGGCGCGCGCCGCCACCGAGCCCCGCGCGGCCGCAACCGCGGAGCCGACGCGCTCGCAAGAAACCCCGCAGGCGCGCACGCCCGAGCGCGCGCGTCCGGCGCCGTCCACGAATAACGACGACGCCCTGCTGCGCGCGGTGCTGCGCGCGGCCGGACGCCACCCCGGCGCGGCGCCCGACGCAGCGGTGCTGGCGCTGTACGATGCCGCCGCCTTGCGCGGCTATCCGGCCGCCAAGCGCGCGCTGTGGCCTTTGCTGCGCAGCCTGCGCCGGGGCGCACGCGCATGA
- the pssA gene encoding CDP-diacylglycerol--serine O-phosphatidyltransferase has protein sequence MEPMPTPRPRGRGIYLLPNLFTTGGLFAGFYAIIAATQGRYGDACIAIFIAAILDGVDGRVARLTNTQSEFGVQYDSLADLISFGLAPSLVMYHWALETMKHDGPMPAKIGWIAAFLYAACAALRLARFNSQVGQVDKRWFIGLASPAAAGLVASFVWTCDELGWTGEELRYAALSVTVIAGLLMVSRLRYFSFKGGGPKHDRVPFLAILIVVVVVIAIAIDPPSVLLLIFAPYALSGPVYALYRRARRMPPAETAPTDKGPGA, from the coding sequence ATGGAACCTATGCCTACGCCTCGACCGCGCGGACGCGGCATCTATTTGCTGCCGAACCTGTTCACCACCGGCGGCCTGTTCGCCGGCTTCTACGCCATCATCGCCGCCACCCAGGGCCGCTACGGCGACGCCTGCATCGCGATCTTCATCGCCGCCATCCTGGACGGCGTCGACGGCCGGGTCGCGCGCCTGACCAATACCCAGAGCGAGTTCGGGGTGCAGTACGACTCCCTGGCCGACCTGATCAGCTTCGGCCTGGCGCCGTCGCTGGTGATGTACCACTGGGCGCTGGAAACGATGAAGCACGACGGCCCGATGCCGGCCAAGATCGGCTGGATCGCCGCCTTCCTGTACGCGGCCTGCGCGGCGCTGCGGCTGGCGCGCTTCAACTCCCAGGTCGGCCAGGTCGACAAGCGCTGGTTCATCGGCCTGGCCAGCCCGGCCGCGGCCGGACTGGTCGCCAGTTTCGTCTGGACCTGCGACGAGCTGGGCTGGACCGGCGAGGAGCTGCGCTACGCCGCGCTGTCGGTGACGGTGATCGCCGGCTTGCTGATGGTCAGCCGCTTGCGCTATTTCAGCTTCAAGGGCGGCGGCCCCAAGCACGACCGGGTGCCGTTCCTGGCGATCCTGATCGTGGTGGTGGTGGTGATCGCGATCGCGATCGATCCGCCCAGCGTGCTGCTGCTGATCTTCGCCCCCTACGCGCTGTCGGGGCCGGTCTACGCCCTGTACCGGCGCGCGCGGCGCATGCCGCCGGCGGAGACGGCACCGACAGACAAGGGCCCTGGCGCATGA